A stretch of DNA from Piliocolobus tephrosceles isolate RC106 chromosome 21, ASM277652v3, whole genome shotgun sequence:
GTGTTGCTTTAGGTCTGGAGCCTGGGGTAGGAGGTACTTGAAGGAGAAATGAATGAAGACATGGGAAATCTAGGGGCAGGGCACACAGTTTGTGCAAAGGACCTGAGGTGGGACCGGCACATGCAGAGACCCCGAGGCTAGCCTGGTGTGTCTGAGCAACAGACGGTATGGCAGCGGGGCTGGTGCTGGGTGGGCAGAAAGAGGAACTGAGATTTTAGTTTGAATTTTAATCTCTGTGTTGGAAAATCACTGGAAAGGTTTAAAGCACCAAGCTGTAGGATCTCCTTCTCACTCTAGAAGGAGCCTCCTCTGGCAGCTGTTGGTGGCCTCTGCTCCTGCCCCTCAGCCAGGTGAGAGGTGCCTGCCTCCTGTCATATACATACCTCCTCAGGTGCAGACACCGGGCAGGCAGCTTCCTCCGCCACTGCGTTGGAGTAGAGGAAGAGATCCTCGTAATCCACGTTTGCCGGATCCTTCTGCAGGACGGAAGGGGCCTGTAGCTCAGCACGAGGGAGGGGGAAAGGTCCGGAACGGACCCTGGAAGGCAGGTCTCAGGGACCATCCCTTGAATAGCAGTTTCTTAGTACCTAGGCCACGCCCACTAAGCTTTATAAGAAAATATGCCCCACCCACAGCCATTTCTTAGGGGTTGGGACACACCCACTGAGCCTTCTAAAGAAAGATGCCCCGCCCATAGCAGTTTCTTGCGAGCTAGGCCACACCCACTGAGCCTTCTAAGGAAAGATACCCCTGCCACAGCAGTTTCTCAGGGGCTAGGCCACGCCCACGGAGTCCTCTAAGGAAACATGCCCTGCCCACAGCAGTTTACTGGGAGCCAGGCCACCCACTGAGCCTTTTAAGGAAAGATGCTCCACCCATAGCAGTTTATTGGGAGCCAGGCCACGCCCACTGAGCCTTCTAAGGAAAGATGCCATTCCTTCAGATGAGCCAAGATGATACCTGGCACATGAACCCTTATAAAAAATCAGCCTGTTGACATGGGCCTGGAGGGCGGAGCCAGGGGGAAGCAGGAACCACAAGGGAGACGGCTGTGGGGGACAGAGGGACTAcgggggtggggctggaggggcCCAGGACCATGAGAGTGACAGAATCAAGAGAAGCTGATGGGGGCGTGGGAAACAAAGGGGTCTGGGGGGCTTGGCCCCAAGGAGATGGCTGTGAACCTTGTGGGCCCCGCCCTCACCTGCCTGCAGGGCTGTGTCAGCAGCTCCCTGCGCGGCTCAATTGGATTCTGCTGGTGGAAGGTGACCAGGGCGTCCAGTGAGGTGTGGGCCACCTTCTCCCCGGGGATTACGAAAGTCCCATCATCCAAGAGCTTCACCATGAAATGGCAGCAGCTGCTTTGGGCTCTGCGGAGACACTGAGGGGGCTGGGACATCCTACTCCCCCTCATCCCTGCCCCAAGCGCCCCCGGCCAGCCCTTGGGCTGGCAGCATCACTGCTACAGCTAGACTACCCCAGGTTCCCATGCAGGCTTCTTCACTGACTAGCCATGCAACACCCAGCAGGTTACTAACCtcgctgtgcctcagtttcccccatttATAACACAGGAGTACAAAGGCTGACCTCAGATAAAACATGCTACTACAGACAAAAGCTTAACTTATTACCTGGCCAGGGGTAAGTGATCAATAGAAATGATCatgaaagctgggcatggtggctcacgcctgtaatcccagcactttgggaggctgaggctggcggattactcgaggccaggagttgcagaccagcctggccaacatgttgaaaccttgtctctcctaaaaatacaaaaattagccaggtgtggtggcatgttacAGGCCAAGAAAACGGGGGTCGTGAccaactcagtataccactggagACTATCTGAGTAAACGGAAAACTGTTCTCATGAAAGCAGGATGTTGGAAAACTGACAACTGTGTGTGCTGCCAGAAGGAGTGCTGAGGGCAGTCACGCCCCAAGCGCAGTGTTCCTTGTGGTTAACTATAGGCACGTCTGAAGCCGTTGTACAAAGAAAGCAATTATGTGTACCTGTGAAAAATCAAGCAGCTGACCAACGGTTACCTCTCCCTTCCTGCTCTTTCTATCTAATAAATACGAAGGGCTGTGGAAGCTCAAAGCTGCCTTTGCTCATTAGAAGCAAGGAGCCCCCTGTCCCCTACTTTCAAAACagattttttgtctttgtcttaaTTTCTATGTCTGCCCCCTTCATTCACTCCCATAGGAACCGACAGcaacagtggcaggtgcctgtaatcccagctactggggaggccgaggcaggagaatcgcttgaacccaggaggtggaagttgcagtgagccgagatcatgccactgtactccagcctgggtgacagcgtgagactctgtctcaaaaagaaaagcaaaaagaaagcccCAACCTAAGGCTGtgtacctggcacacagcaagtgctgAATAAATGCTCAGTTAACCAATGAATGTATATTAATGGCTCTCTATGTGCTGACTGtatctcagttaatcctcacaTGAACACTCTGAATTAAAGTGTGACACTCCTTTActgaaggcacagagaggttgagtaacttgtctaaggtcacacagcaggtaatGGCAGAGCTGAGCCTTGGATAAGTTTTTCCCACTGTGCACAACTCTGTAATTGAGTCATTGGGTTTTTCTTCCTTTGGCCTGGAATCCTCTGGATTTGTTTGGCTTTCAGGTCTTAAGGAGCTGGGCTTCCCTCGGTTTCCCTAACACACAGTCAGGGAATCACTAATTAGATTGtgaggggtggagggagagaagcTGCCAATCTTAGGTCCCTAGCAGCTCCTGTTCTCAGACCCACAGCCTCAGTTACTGCTGCTTTCTGAGAAGCTATGACATGAAGCACCCCTTGCCCCCTTCAAGGAAACCCCAAAGcccacctgcccctgccctggccccCGGCTCAGGCCTTACTTGTAGGAGAGCGTGTAGCCCACATGGCTGTGACTGACCCTGATGAGAAAGGATCCCAGTGGCTGTGACTCAAGCAAGTCCTCAGCATCCCTGGAAGGGCACACACAGAAAGGAAATGACACACTCCAGCCACCCTACATTCCAGTTAAACTCCTGGGGCCATGGGGTCATTCACGGAGAAGGCTGGtagtttccattttccttttttccttttttttttttttcagacagagtcttgctctgtcgcccaggctggagtgccgtggcgcgatctcagctcactgcgagctctgccttccgggttcacgccattctcctgcctcagcctcccaagtagctgggactacaggtgcccgccaccatgcccggctaatttttttgtatattttagtagagacggggtttcaccgtgttagccaggatggactcgatctcctgatctcgtgatctgcccacctcggtctcccaaagtgctgggattacaggtgcaagccactgtgcccggcctcttttttccttttttttttttttttttttgagacagagtctcactctgttgcccaggctgagtgcagtggtgcgatctcggcttgctgcagcctcaacctcctgggttcaagtgattcttcttgccttagcctcccaagtagctgggattacaggcacccgccaccatgcccagctattttttgtatttttagtagagacagggtttcaccaggttggccaggctggtctcaaacccctgtcctcaagtgatccacctgcctcagcctcccaaagtgctgggattacaggcatgagccaccgcgcccggcctgttttctaAATGAACAAACACCCCAAACccattgggtttttttgtttgtttgtttttcagttgttGCACACCTTGGGCTATTCAGGGATTAGGGATGTTCCCCCCAAGGAGCTAGGAGGCAACTGATGACCTTGATCTCAGGCCAGACCTCCTCCTATCTCCCACAGCTCCTTCCCAATGCCTGGAATGCCCCGATTAAGGCACCTTTGGGTGGATCAAGGTGTCACAAGTAACAAAGAAGGACCCGTATACTCAGATGCATTTGCGTGCAAAACCCAGCTCTACTGtccattagctgtgtgacctcaggcaatcgTCTCTCTCTGTCAGCTTCCTCAAGGGGAAAGTAAACCCCACTTCCAAGGCTGCTGTGAGAAGAGAAAGAACTTGCAACATAAGCATGACAGCTGCTACCTGGTAAGTGCTCCCAAAatgtttgctgttattattactattattctctctgtctccttttttttttttttttttttgagatggagttttgctcttgttgcccaggctggagtgcaatgatgcgatcttggttcactgcaacctgtgcctctctggttcaagctattctcctgcctcagcctcccaagtaactgggattacaagtacccacaaccacgcccagctaattttttgtatctttagtagagacggggtttcaccatgttggccaggctggtctcgaactcgtgacctctggtgatccacccgcctcggcctcccaaagtgctgggattacaggagtgagccactgcgcccggtctatTTTCTagattattaccattattatctGGAGTTCACAGAGAGGAAGGCGGCCTTCCGTGGGACAAGCTGGTCCTGCATTATTCAATACAGAGGTCACTGGCCTTTTGTACTGATTTCCAAAACAGCACAAAAAAGGAATACATGCTGTTTGATGaatcgttttttgtttttgagacagggtcttgctctaccactcaggctgaagtgcagaggtgcaatcatagctcactgaaaccttgatttcctgggctcaagagatcctctcacctcagcctcctcagtacacagaaccacaggcatgtgccacatacctggctaaattttttaattttttttttttttttttttttttttttttgagacagagtttcgctcttgttcctcaggctgcagtgcaatggcgcgatctcagcttactgcaaactctgcctcctgggttcaagtgattctcctgcctcagcctcctgagtagctggcattacggacatgcaccaccatgcttggctaattttgtatttttagtagacacaaagtttcaccatgttgtccaggctggtcttgaactcctgacctcaggtggtctgcccgcctcagcctcccaaagtgctggaattacaagtatgagccactgcgcctggcctaaaattccttttagagatggagtctcactatgttgtccagaccagccttgaactcctgggctcaagcgatcctcctgcctcagcattccgagtagctgggattaaagataagtgccactgcacccagctgcttCTTTTAATATAgctactaaatttttttttttttaattgcagtgTGCAACACatgttatatttttgttagaCAGCAAGGCCCCAGAGCTCAGAAACCATGACCAACACTAACTACTTCCTCTCTGTGGCCTTCACAGAATTTTCTCAAGTTCCTGCATGCAGAGGgtggcaataaatatttgttcctcCATTTAGTTAGAGCCGGGCACACATCCTCAGAGCTCACAGTCTGAGGTAGAAAGGGCacattagggccaggcacagtggctcatgcctgtaatcccagcactttgggaggccgaggcgggcggatcacttgaggtcaggagttcgagactagcctggccaccatggtgaaaccccgtctctactaaaaatacaaatattagctgggcgtggtggtgcatgcctgtagtcccagctactcatgaggcaggaggattgcttgaactcaggaggtggaggctacagtgagctgagattgcgccactgcactccagcctgggcaacaggagcagaactctatcaaaaaaaaaaaaaaaaaaaaagaaagaaagaaaaagaaaaaaaaaaaagaaagggcacaTTGGTTGTACCTTCATGGGTTGAGAGCAGCTGCTTGGGGGATTGTGTTCAGAAAGATtctagtgtggtggctcacgcctgtaaccccagcattttgggaggccgaggcgggtggatcacttgaggccaggagtttgagaccagcctggccaacatggtgaaaccctatttctactataaacacaaaaattagccaggcttggtggcacgtgcctgtaatcccagctactcgggaggttgagg
This window harbors:
- the HSH2D gene encoding hematopoietic SH2 domain-containing protein isoform X4, which gives rise to MTEARKPPPLLPPRLDWFVHTQVGQLAQDGVPEWFHGAISREDAEDLLESQPLGSFLIRVSHSHVGYTLSYKAQSSCCHFMVKLLDDGTFVIPGEKVAHTSLDALVTFHQQNPIEPRRELLTQPCRRIRQTWITRISSSTPTQWRRKLPARCLHLRRYVYDRRQAPLTWLRGRSRGHQQLPEEAPSRVRRRSYSLVL
- the HSH2D gene encoding hematopoietic SH2 domain-containing protein isoform X5 encodes the protein MTEARKPPPLLPPRLDWFVHTQVGQLAQDGVPEWFHGAISREDAEDLLESQPLGSFLIRVSHSHVGYTLSYKAQSSCCHFMVKLLDDGTFVIPGEKVAHTSLDALVTFHQQNPIEPRRELLTQPCRRIRQTWITRISSSTPTQWRRKLPARCLHLRRPPQSQSCVANQRKGSRHQR